One Prosthecochloris marina DNA segment encodes these proteins:
- a CDS encoding nucleotidyltransferase family protein, translated as MQRKEVLQILSENKKDLTERYGLKKMGIFGSVAKNTATSDSDIDIVVEMAPDILLRAELKQELERLLGYKVDLVRYWKRMNHYLKQHIDKEALYV; from the coding sequence ATGCAAAGAAAAGAGGTATTACAAATTCTCAGCGAGAATAAAAAGGACCTGACTGAGAGATACGGTTTAAAAAAAATGGGCATTTTCGGTTCTGTCGCTAAAAATACTGCCACTTCAGATAGCGACATTGATATCGTTGTAGAAATGGCCCCAGATATACTCCTAAGAGCTGAGCTTAAACAGGAGCTGGAACGCTTACTGGGATATAAAGTAGACCTTGTTCGATACTGGAAAAGGATGAATCACTATCTAAAGCAACACATCGATAAGGAGGCACTGTATGTATGA
- the cysD gene encoding sulfate adenylyltransferase subunit CysD has product MNSYQISHLKQLEAESIHIIREVAAEFENPVMMYSIGKDSSVMVRLAEKAFYPGKVPFPLLHIDSKWKFREMVEFRDNYAKKNNWELIVHSNMEAFHEGVGPFSHGSQVHTDLMKTQALLQALNKYKFDAAFGGARRDEEKSRAKERVFSFRDTFHQWDPKNQRPELWDVYNTKVHKGESIRVFPLSNWTELDVWEYIRLEDIPIVPLYYAKKRPIVDLDGNLIMVDDDRMPEELRNRAEMRMVRFRTLGCYPLTGAVESDAVTIEEIVQEMMTTTKSERTTRVIDFDQEASMEQKKREGYF; this is encoded by the coding sequence ATGAATTCATATCAGATTTCCCACTTAAAACAACTTGAAGCCGAATCGATTCATATTATTCGTGAAGTTGCAGCAGAATTCGAAAATCCAGTAATGATGTATTCCATTGGAAAAGATTCTTCTGTAATGGTACGGCTTGCCGAAAAAGCGTTTTATCCCGGTAAGGTTCCTTTTCCATTGCTGCACATTGATTCCAAATGGAAGTTTCGCGAGATGGTCGAGTTCCGGGATAACTATGCCAAAAAGAATAATTGGGAACTCATCGTACACTCCAATATGGAAGCCTTTCATGAGGGGGTCGGGCCTTTTTCGCATGGATCGCAGGTGCACACCGATCTGATGAAAACCCAGGCTTTGCTGCAGGCATTGAATAAATACAAGTTCGATGCAGCTTTTGGCGGCGCCCGGCGTGATGAAGAAAAGTCACGAGCGAAAGAGAGGGTTTTCTCGTTCCGTGATACGTTTCATCAGTGGGATCCCAAAAACCAGAGGCCAGAGCTTTGGGATGTATACAACACCAAAGTTCACAAAGGTGAGTCGATTCGTGTCTTTCCCCTTTCCAACTGGACCGAGCTGGATGTTTGGGAGTATATCAGGCTCGAGGATATTCCGATTGTGCCACTTTATTATGCGAAAAAACGCCCTATAGTGGATCTCGACGGTAACCTTATCATGGTTGATGATGACAGGATGCCGGAAGAGTTGAGAAACAGAGCGGAGATGCGGATGGTGCGTTTCAGGACGCTCGGGTGTTATCCGCTGACCGGTGCAGTCGAGTCGGATGCCGTGACGATCGAAGAGATCGTGCAGGAGATGATGACGACAACCAAATCGGAACGGACCACAAGGGTCATTGATTTCGATCAGGAGGCATCGATGGAGCAAAAAAAGCGGGAGGGTTACTTTTAG
- a CDS encoding YdcF family protein, which translates to MLILHKILPVFFLPLGLAIVIVGIGALLRKWAVVWIGVALLWVFSMPVTGDWLIRQVEGVDRRVAVKSLEQADAVVVLGGMVEQVPGVHYGEWRDAADRFEGGLEVFLAGKAPLLIFMGAKVPWTPEARPEGEILAERAIRLGISGDAVRVTGRVGNTADEAKAVKELLAGTERPEVVLVTSAFHMKRASMLFRSTGMEVQPFPVDFRTSYYSEKTLVDFLPSAGGIENVEIAIREILGLFYYKIRLDLLFLSS; encoded by the coding sequence ATGCTGATTTTACACAAAATTCTTCCTGTATTTTTTCTCCCCTTGGGGTTGGCCATTGTTATTGTCGGTATCGGAGCTCTGCTTAGAAAATGGGCTGTAGTCTGGATTGGGGTGGCTTTGCTCTGGGTATTCAGTATGCCGGTTACGGGCGACTGGTTGATACGGCAAGTAGAGGGCGTTGATCGAAGAGTTGCGGTCAAGTCACTTGAACAGGCCGATGCTGTTGTTGTGCTTGGGGGAATGGTTGAGCAGGTGCCCGGTGTTCATTATGGGGAATGGCGGGATGCAGCTGATCGGTTCGAAGGTGGACTGGAAGTGTTTCTGGCTGGAAAAGCTCCATTGTTGATATTCATGGGTGCCAAAGTACCCTGGACGCCTGAGGCCAGGCCTGAGGGGGAAATTCTGGCGGAACGGGCGATACGGCTTGGAATTTCCGGGGATGCTGTTCGAGTGACAGGGAGGGTTGGGAATACGGCAGATGAAGCTAAAGCTGTAAAAGAGCTGCTTGCCGGGACTGAACGGCCGGAGGTTGTGCTGGTAACGAGCGCATTTCATATGAAGCGTGCCTCAATGCTTTTCAGGAGCACCGGTATGGAGGTGCAACCTTTTCCTGTGGATTTTCGAACGAGCTATTACAGCGAAAAGACGTTGGTTGATTTTCTTCCCAGTGCAGGGGGAATCGAGAATGTGGAAATCGCGATACGGGAGATTTTAGGGTTGTTCTATTACAAAATACGGCTGGATCTATTATTCTTGTCTTCATAA
- the hepT gene encoding type VII toxin-antitoxin system HepT family RNase toxin: MDWLLIDQKLESLRRALRRVKERCPDDVEILLIDMDAQDIVTLNLTRAVQLCVDIGAHLVTATECPPPSTMGGIFDALFSAGVIGEGVAERMKKAVGFRNVAVHDYEAINWHIVFTIARNHISDFEDYARDILAWREK, encoded by the coding sequence ATGGATTGGTTGTTGATCGATCAAAAGCTGGAATCACTGCGAAGAGCTCTTCGCCGGGTCAAGGAGCGTTGTCCTGATGATGTCGAGATTTTATTGATCGACATGGATGCTCAGGATATTGTGACACTGAATCTTACCAGAGCGGTCCAGCTTTGTGTCGATATCGGAGCACATCTCGTAACTGCTACTGAATGTCCTCCTCCGTCTACGATGGGCGGAATTTTTGATGCATTGTTCTCTGCTGGTGTTATCGGCGAGGGCGTGGCAGAACGAATGAAAAAAGCTGTCGGGTTTCGCAATGTAGCCGTGCATGATTACGAGGCGATAAACTGGCACATTGTTTTTACCATAGCGCGTAATCATATCAGTGATTTCGAAGACTACGCACGTGATATTCTTGCCTGGAGAGAAAAATAG
- the cysQ gene encoding 3'(2'),5'-bisphosphate nucleotidase CysQ — protein MHLDKELALAVNAAIEAGRVIMDVYDSEDFEVEKKGDNSPLTKADRAAHEVIMHELKSSGLPVLSEEGRSITYDERKKWKRFWLVDPLDGTKEFISRNGEFTVNIALIEEGVPVLGAVYVPVLDELFYGASEQGGYYISGISNWFGSGAQFEESAYRLPLQTEERAYRVVGSRSHMNELTVAFIDSVKDEYPDLEIVQRGSSLKICMVAAGDADIYPRFGPTMEWDTAAGHAVAKAAGKSMIEAESGKELRYNKEELLNPYFIVW, from the coding sequence ATGCATTTAGATAAAGAACTGGCATTGGCGGTGAATGCGGCGATCGAGGCTGGCCGGGTGATCATGGACGTGTATGACTCGGAGGATTTTGAGGTTGAAAAGAAGGGTGACAACTCGCCGCTGACAAAAGCTGACCGGGCAGCGCATGAAGTTATTATGCATGAACTGAAAAGTTCCGGGCTGCCGGTTTTGAGCGAAGAAGGACGATCGATTACCTATGATGAACGGAAAAAATGGAAACGGTTCTGGCTGGTAGACCCTCTTGACGGTACGAAAGAATTTATCTCACGCAATGGCGAGTTTACCGTGAATATCGCCCTGATCGAAGAGGGGGTACCGGTGCTGGGTGCAGTGTATGTTCCTGTTCTGGACGAACTGTTTTACGGGGCAAGTGAGCAAGGGGGGTATTATATCAGCGGTATCAGCAACTGGTTCGGCAGTGGTGCGCAGTTTGAGGAAAGCGCTTATCGTTTGCCTCTGCAAACCGAGGAGCGGGCGTATAGGGTTGTCGGGAGCCGTTCTCACATGAATGAGCTTACAGTGGCATTTATCGACTCGGTAAAAGACGAATACCCAGACCTTGAAATTGTGCAGCGAGGCAGTTCGCTGAAGATTTGCATGGTAGCGGCAGGCGATGCCGATATTTATCCCCGTTTCGGACCGACTATGGAGTGGGATACAGCAGCCGGGCATGCGGTGGCGAAGGCTGCCGGTAAGAGTATGATCGAGGCAGAAAGTGGGAAGGAATTGCGTTACAACAAGGAGGAGTTGCTGAACCCGTATTTTATCGTATGGTAA
- a CDS encoding SLC13 family permease has product MFDIYYTSAIILFMTIALVKEIQKPSLILITTLLALHLGGIITLKEAFSGFSNQGMLAVGALFIVAYALQSSTALDSSIEKILGKKADNTIYFRFMLPIACASGFLNNTPLVASLLPVIKRWCKKHGLSASKFLIPLSYATIIGGTCTLIGTSTNLVVHGMMLDHGLNGFSFFELSKAALPLALVTIAYFALIGHRFLPERKDSLSQFTESLREFVIEVSVQKDYPYLSKTVHDANLRHLKGLFLFQIMRENKEITPVSPDERILLGDKLFFTGLPETIYDLLHTPGLRLIEDSEYDIKNLDSDKHGTFEAVLSNSSPLIGQTVKECNFRTKYDAVILGIHRNGHRIIKKVGDIELKPNDTLFILAKRDFSQKWYASTDFSLVSNSISRYSKPKKQGNLALLLMLAMIGSVTFGLTSSMLLAASITAGIMIFTNIISAGDAQKAIDFDVLLIIACAFGIGKGIENSGVAELLATHMINAVSQWGIIGIIASIFFITSIYTEIITNNAAAALIFPIALSIAEKMQIDPLPLMVTLAIAASASFATPIGYQTNLMVYNPGGYKFSDFLKTGSIMNLLSGIIVTIMVYLVYFRGI; this is encoded by the coding sequence ATGTTTGACATTTATTACACTTCAGCCATTATCCTTTTCATGACCATCGCGCTGGTCAAGGAAATACAAAAACCCTCTCTGATCCTCATAACAACTTTGTTAGCCCTCCATCTCGGCGGCATCATCACCCTTAAAGAAGCTTTTTCAGGCTTCTCGAATCAGGGAATGCTGGCGGTCGGAGCGTTGTTTATCGTTGCTTATGCCTTGCAGAGCTCAACCGCGCTGGACTCTTCAATTGAAAAAATACTCGGGAAAAAAGCCGACAATACCATTTATTTTCGCTTCATGCTTCCCATCGCATGCGCTTCAGGCTTTCTCAACAACACCCCGCTGGTTGCATCGCTGCTTCCCGTCATAAAACGCTGGTGTAAAAAACACGGTCTCTCTGCATCCAAGTTCCTCATTCCTCTTTCCTACGCCACCATCATCGGAGGAACCTGTACTCTTATCGGAACAAGTACAAACCTTGTCGTGCACGGCATGATGCTCGATCACGGTCTGAACGGTTTTTCTTTTTTCGAACTGAGCAAAGCCGCACTGCCGCTGGCACTTGTCACCATCGCATACTTTGCCTTGATCGGACACCGGTTCCTGCCGGAAAGAAAAGACTCCTTATCGCAATTCACGGAATCCTTACGCGAGTTCGTCATAGAGGTCAGTGTGCAAAAGGATTATCCCTACCTGAGCAAAACAGTACATGATGCCAACCTGCGTCATCTGAAAGGCCTGTTCCTTTTTCAGATCATGAGAGAAAACAAGGAAATCACTCCTGTATCGCCAGATGAAAGAATACTTTTGGGAGACAAGCTGTTCTTTACCGGGCTCCCTGAAACAATCTACGATCTCCTGCACACCCCGGGCCTGCGCCTCATAGAAGACTCGGAATACGACATCAAAAACCTTGATTCTGACAAGCACGGCACCTTCGAAGCGGTGCTTTCAAACTCGTCGCCACTTATCGGTCAGACAGTCAAAGAGTGCAACTTCAGAACAAAATATGATGCGGTCATTTTAGGCATTCACCGCAATGGCCACCGGATCATCAAAAAAGTAGGAGATATCGAGTTAAAACCGAACGACACTCTTTTTATTCTCGCAAAAAGGGATTTCAGTCAGAAATGGTACGCATCCACCGACTTTTCATTGGTCAGCAACAGTATCAGCAGGTACTCCAAACCAAAAAAGCAGGGCAACCTTGCCCTGCTCCTGATGCTCGCAATGATCGGTTCAGTCACATTCGGCCTGACCTCATCGATGCTGCTTGCCGCCTCAATCACTGCAGGCATCATGATTTTCACAAACATCATCAGCGCAGGAGATGCACAAAAAGCCATCGACTTCGATGTCCTGTTGATCATTGCCTGCGCTTTCGGCATAGGAAAGGGCATTGAAAATTCAGGGGTTGCGGAACTGCTTGCAACCCACATGATCAATGCGGTATCACAATGGGGAATCATCGGTATTATTGCCAGCATCTTTTTCATAACCAGCATTTATACCGAAATCATCACCAACAACGCAGCAGCAGCCCTTATTTTTCCAATAGCACTTTCAATCGCCGAAAAAATGCAGATAGACCCGCTGCCGCTCATGGTAACCCTGGCTATAGCGGCATCCGCTTCTTTCGCAACCCCGATAGGCTACCAGACAAATCTGATGGTTTACAACCCAGGCGGGTACAAATTTTCCGACTTCCTGAAAACAGGAAGTATCATGAATCTGCTTTCAGGCATCATCGTCACCATCATGGTCTATCTGGTATACTTCAGAGGCATATGA
- the rfbB gene encoding dTDP-glucose 4,6-dehydratase codes for MHILITGGAGFIGSHVVRHFVAAYPQYAITNLDKLTYAGNLENLRDVEDSQNYRFVRADITDSAAMLELFEKEDFDGVIHLAAESHVDRSIVSPTEFVMTNVLGTVNLLNAARAVWKEDFSGKLFYHVSTDEVYGALGKDGAFTETTSYDPHSPYSASKASSDHFVRAYHDTYGMPAVISNCSNNYGPYQFPEKLIPLFINNIRNNKPLPVYGKGENVRDWLWVVDHAQAIDVIYHNGEPGETYNIGGRNEWKNIDLIRLLCRIMDRKLGRVEGESEKLISYVTDRAGHDFRYAIDSSKLQKELGWLPSLQFEEGLEKTVDWYLDNQEWLDHVTSGEYQRYYEEMYGD; via the coding sequence ATGCACATTTTAATAACTGGCGGCGCTGGATTTATCGGGTCGCACGTCGTGCGGCATTTTGTGGCAGCCTACCCCCAGTATGCCATTACCAATCTTGATAAACTGACCTATGCGGGCAACCTGGAGAACCTTCGGGATGTTGAGGATAGTCAGAACTACCGGTTTGTCAGGGCGGATATTACAGATAGTGCAGCCATGCTCGAGCTGTTTGAAAAAGAGGACTTCGACGGGGTGATTCATCTTGCCGCCGAGTCGCATGTTGACCGTTCGATTGTAAGCCCCACCGAGTTTGTCATGACCAATGTGCTGGGAACGGTGAATTTGCTCAATGCCGCTCGAGCTGTCTGGAAAGAGGATTTCAGTGGCAAGCTGTTTTACCATGTATCGACTGATGAGGTCTATGGTGCGTTGGGTAAGGATGGTGCATTCACCGAGACGACATCCTATGATCCTCACAGTCCGTACTCGGCATCCAAAGCCTCTTCGGACCACTTTGTCAGGGCATACCATGATACTTATGGAATGCCGGCAGTGATCAGCAACTGTTCTAACAACTATGGGCCTTATCAGTTTCCTGAAAAGCTGATTCCCTTGTTTATCAACAACATTCGAAACAACAAACCGCTACCGGTTTACGGGAAAGGGGAGAATGTGAGGGACTGGCTCTGGGTGGTTGATCATGCCCAGGCGATCGATGTGATATATCATAACGGAGAGCCGGGTGAAACCTATAACATCGGTGGACGGAACGAATGGAAGAATATCGATCTCATAAGACTGCTTTGTCGTATTATGGACCGGAAACTCGGGCGGGTTGAAGGAGAATCGGAAAAGCTGATCTCCTATGTGACCGACCGTGCGGGTCATGATTTTCGTTATGCCATCGATTCATCAAAGCTCCAGAAAGAACTTGGCTGGCTTCCTTCACTCCAGTTCGAAGAAGGGCTTGAAAAGACCGTCGACTGGTACCTCGACAACCAGGAGTGGCTCGATCATGTGACCTCAGGTGAATATCAACGGTATTATGAAGAGATGTACGGTGATTAA
- the cysC gene encoding adenylyl-sulfate kinase yields the protein MEHIHPVFDQILNRADKERMLGQRGCTLWLTGLSGSGKTTLARHAEKELAAQGFLTQVLDGDNIRTGINNNLGFGEEDRRENIRRIAEVTKLFVQCGVVTMNSFISPSQEMRDMARDIIGPEDFLEVFVDAPLEVCEERDVKGMYKKARAGQIPNFTGISAPYDAPEKPDIHVRTDGRSIEECVKQVIDFVMPRIKV from the coding sequence ATGGAACATATACATCCGGTATTTGATCAGATTTTGAACCGGGCAGACAAAGAGAGGATGCTCGGACAACGTGGTTGTACCTTGTGGCTGACCGGGTTGTCCGGGTCGGGAAAAACGACATTGGCTCGTCATGCAGAGAAGGAACTGGCTGCACAAGGGTTCCTGACACAGGTACTCGATGGCGACAATATCCGGACCGGCATCAATAACAACCTTGGTTTTGGAGAGGAAGACCGTCGCGAGAATATCAGGCGGATAGCTGAAGTGACGAAACTGTTTGTGCAATGCGGAGTGGTGACGATGAACAGTTTTATCAGTCCTTCCCAGGAAATGCGTGATATGGCAAGGGATATTATCGGGCCGGAAGATTTCCTTGAAGTATTTGTCGATGCACCGCTTGAAGTGTGCGAAGAACGGGATGTGAAGGGAATGTATAAAAAGGCAAGAGCGGGTCAAATTCCCAACTTCACTGGTATCAGCGCTCCGTATGATGCACCCGAGAAGCCGGATATCCATGTTCGGACCGACGGAAGAAGTATTGAAGAATGCGTAAAACAGGTGATTGATTTTGTCATGCCGAGGATCAAGGTTTAG
- the cysN gene encoding sulfate adenylyltransferase subunit CysN: MHNNSEGKTVTDEIVEFLDRDQDKDLLRFLTAGSVDDGKSTLIGRLLFDSKKIYEDQLVALERDNAREGHAENDTDYALLLDGLKAEREQGITIDVAYRYFSTNKRKFIIADTPGHEQYTRNMVTGASTANLSIILVDARKGIITQTKRHTFLASLLGIKHVVLAVNKMDLVDYSQEVFEAICADYKDFVTRLNIPDVHCIPISALKGDNVVGHSERMGWYDGKTMLHFLETVHVGSDQNFIDLRYPVQYVLRPSQGYRGFAAKVASGIVRKGDELMVLPSRKKSTVTSITTYDGELGEAFPPMSVALTLADEVDISRGDMLVHPDNMPKIERHFESMLVWMSEQPMELNKQYLIKHTSSTTRARIDKIRYRIDVNTLSKSDSDAFELNDIGRTVLTTNKPLCFDSYQKNKSTGSFILIDPVSFNTVAVGMIIDRVSEENMPSRITGAETSTTAVAGRSLISDAERQERLRQKGATVWITGLHGSGKNDLAYKLERELFDRGAVTVVIDGSVVRSGLSRELDYSPPDRAEHLRRVAHLCHMLNDQGLITICTFISPDEDIRRQVAEIVGRERFHLVYVDADKELCREQEPDLYRKVEEGLLQFLPGVDLPFEPPAEPEVTIVQRHGDMIDAGVLVHYLQEHGIINQ; the protein is encoded by the coding sequence ATGCACAACAATAGTGAGGGTAAGACAGTTACAGATGAGATAGTTGAATTTTTGGATCGGGATCAGGATAAGGATCTTCTACGGTTTTTGACTGCCGGGTCGGTCGATGATGGGAAGTCGACCTTGATCGGCCGGCTGCTTTTTGATTCGAAAAAGATTTATGAGGATCAGCTGGTTGCCCTGGAGAGAGATAACGCCCGTGAAGGACATGCCGAAAATGATACGGATTACGCGCTTCTGCTGGATGGATTGAAAGCGGAGCGTGAGCAGGGAATCACCATCGATGTTGCTTACCGGTATTTTTCGACCAATAAGAGAAAGTTTATCATTGCCGATACCCCGGGGCATGAGCAGTATACAAGGAATATGGTGACGGGGGCCTCTACGGCCAACTTGTCGATCATACTGGTTGATGCCCGTAAGGGTATCATCACGCAGACCAAGCGGCATACTTTTCTGGCTTCATTGCTTGGCATCAAGCATGTGGTGCTGGCTGTAAACAAGATGGACCTGGTTGATTACAGTCAGGAGGTATTTGAGGCGATCTGTGCTGATTACAAGGACTTTGTGACCCGACTCAATATTCCCGATGTGCACTGTATTCCGATATCGGCGTTGAAAGGTGATAATGTTGTAGGGCATTCGGAAAGGATGGGATGGTACGACGGTAAAACTATGCTGCATTTTCTCGAGACCGTCCACGTAGGTAGTGATCAGAACTTTATCGATTTACGCTATCCGGTACAATACGTTCTCCGGCCCTCTCAAGGATATCGGGGATTTGCTGCCAAAGTTGCTTCGGGGATCGTTCGGAAAGGTGATGAACTGATGGTGCTTCCGTCGCGGAAAAAAAGTACAGTGACTTCGATAACGACCTATGACGGGGAGCTGGGTGAAGCATTTCCCCCTATGTCTGTAGCACTGACACTTGCGGATGAGGTCGATATCTCTCGAGGTGATATGCTGGTTCATCCGGACAATATGCCAAAAATTGAACGGCACTTCGAGTCGATGCTGGTATGGATGAGTGAACAGCCGATGGAATTGAACAAACAGTATCTCATAAAGCATACCTCAAGCACAACAAGGGCACGCATCGACAAGATTCGTTACAGAATCGACGTCAATACGCTGAGCAAGTCCGACAGTGATGCGTTTGAGTTGAATGATATCGGGCGTACGGTGCTTACCACGAACAAGCCGCTTTGTTTTGATTCTTATCAAAAAAATAAGTCGACCGGATCGTTCATATTGATCGATCCGGTTTCATTCAATACGGTTGCTGTCGGCATGATTATCGATCGTGTCAGTGAGGAAAACATGCCTTCCAGGATCACAGGTGCGGAGACATCGACTACTGCAGTTGCCGGTCGGAGCCTGATCAGCGATGCTGAAAGGCAGGAGCGGTTGAGGCAGAAAGGGGCCACGGTCTGGATTACTGGCTTACATGGTTCAGGGAAAAATGATCTTGCATACAAGCTCGAACGAGAACTCTTTGACCGCGGTGCGGTTACCGTAGTGATCGACGGAAGTGTTGTGCGTTCAGGTCTTTCCCGTGAACTGGATTACTCTCCACCTGACCGTGCTGAACATTTGCGCAGGGTAGCGCACCTGTGCCACATGCTGAATGATCAAGGGTTGATTACCATTTGTACGTTTATCTCTCCTGATGAGGATATTCGCCGTCAGGTTGCAGAAATTGTTGGCCGGGAAAGGTTCCATCTGGTGTATGTAGATGCTGATAAGGAGCTTTGCCGTGAACAGGAGCCCGATCTTTACCGGAAGGTCGAAGAGGGGTTATTGCAGTTTTTACCGGGCGTGGATCTTCCGTTCGAGCCGCCTGCCGAACCTGAAGTGACAATTGTGCAGCGGCATGGGGATATGATAGATGCCGGAGTTTTGGTTCACTATCTGCAGGAACACGGGATCATAAATCAATAG
- the mntA gene encoding type VII toxin-antitoxin system MntA family adenylyltransferase antitoxin: protein MDTQIKQIKDILGKRGDVLCAVVFGSFAKGDVRSESDIDIALLANHSLDVSERMDLIGQIASVTGRSVDLVDLSSAGEPLLGEILSGGVRILGADSVFARLLSKHVFNNSDFVPYQQRILHERRKKWIGC, encoded by the coding sequence ATGGATACTCAGATCAAGCAAATAAAGGATATTTTGGGGAAAAGAGGAGATGTGCTCTGTGCCGTGGTTTTCGGATCGTTTGCAAAAGGTGACGTTCGCTCTGAGAGTGATATAGATATTGCTCTCCTTGCTAACCACAGCCTGGATGTCTCTGAAAGGATGGATTTGATCGGTCAGATTGCGTCGGTCACAGGACGTTCGGTAGATCTTGTGGATTTGTCCAGTGCCGGTGAGCCGTTGCTTGGTGAGATTTTATCCGGGGGAGTGAGAATCCTTGGGGCTGATTCCGTTTTTGCCCGCCTCCTAAGCAAACATGTTTTCAATAACTCCGATTTTGTTCCGTATCAACAGCGAATTTTGCATGAAAGAAGAAAAAAATGGATTGGTTGTTGA